The following are encoded together in the Salmonella enterica subsp. enterica serovar Choleraesuis genome:
- a CDS encoding hemagglutinin-like protein has protein sequence MEKMPVILSYPRRLLSYLLSALLAFQPVVPALAATLTPQGATGVDKAANGVPVVNIARPNGAGISHNQFKDYNVGKEGLILNNATDRLTQTQLGGLIQNNPQLQAGKEARAIINEVNGGGRSHLSGYTEVAGKAANVMVANPYGITCNGCGFINTPQATLTTGKPVLDAQGNLQSITVSQGSITIEGSGLDASQSDALSLISRATEVNAAIYAKDLTVITGANKVDAQGNISATTGSGNSPQVAIDTGALGGMYANRIRLVSGEKGVGVNLGNLNARAGDIRLDANGMLTLNNSLASGNTAINAQNIALTGDHKAGGALRANSQQDLTTTNGTLNSDGDLQLSAGGLLAAGNSLAKGSSTLSGQNIKLTGRHTAGGDLTVTGRGNVALNNATLTGNNNTNLSAAGNLTQQATSAVAGNNLALSAGNLSQDAASQSDAARDITVSTIGTTTMASRVTAGQGLRINSGALNNSGQLNAGGAASVAAGNISQTGTLQGNGVTITGNQLTNSGRLSSTNALDISTKTLANSGDINAKGNLRASATTSLNNSGQAVSDGVLALRAGTLNNTGTLSGGRGLTATTSALNTGANSVTHSDAGLTLNADTIELGGETSADGNLTLSANKLLSTLNNAQVQSNASLALSALTLSLAGTQAAKSNLMVNAPQSLAHSGNSAGNSVQVTAPVLTNSGAIEGHLLAFNSNELTNSGAISGQDVAIQSTALINGGLLEGSQNLDLATTQLHNQQSGLISGGARLELTAAQIINAGVMATDASLRLQGSSLNNQGEISASDLQLDYQQLTNAASGLLLATGSQAVKAQRLDNQGKIAANALTVDATQLNHSGLLQGNQRLDISGTTLTFTNASRTLSGKDLSLNTSALTSGGTIQGQSVNLNADSWNNTGSLLAMGDLNATAAEVNNQGELLTHGSTVLSATTLTNGGDILSEGDLTLTSHTAINSGSLQGATLSARQDSFNNQGSVIGLQALNLASRLEMAAPLLTLVNSQQGSLLTAGDLNIAAGQVNNAGQWQGQRILLSAQSLSHSGIIQSADALQIALTGKLDASASGKISANGSAAITALGAINNGQWIAKNLILKASSLDNRGEVTGVDGLEVAVTGVLSQQQSGQLLSAGRLNLAADSISNAGQVQGNSVTTRSGTLNNSGKILGQQSLDINVSGTLNNTGSGTLLSQDLMTLTLNTLENQGLIQGNGISLLSAKTSLTNGGKIVSGAGLTLNTPEITNSGWLQATQLVLNAAKATNSGTWLGSDSARFSGEQLTNTGTLQGNTLAINYRNLNNSGTLLGNGTLDITTDNLSQQASGALYSAGNLTLTTPGLALQGKIVALGDVTLNLVSTLTNSGTLAAGKTLAVTTQGSIANQSVMQGNAVNLSAGNALTNQGTITTGQDSSTLSASTITLDSSGSLQAGGDLTLNSRSDITVAGFTGTAGALTLNATGSLLNTALLYAAGNMRLFGDSIQNLKGDILAGGSLWLQKDAAGNANREIVNSSGNIETQLGDITINTRHLLNEMADVEIVESQSNALEQYSWLKPSEAYIPLDYFQNGQLGGYEDEQVSGNDGVASYYIYYALPKAGMGNEEFAISSSSTSLTASGEAARIVSGQDLYITADTLDNKVSVLLANRNAVLSGNTLNNLSVQTGTINQYQTYKYSGISKNGRLIFGSWAPNASTNRIRWGNLSNDSLYYIATGDIREEQSDDGQLYRGVIQAGNNLTATFNNNIDNSTLSPHTPGFSNAIMTPSLNTLSQQNIGTGASGQQLGNAGLVEINSPQWQDQLSNALQGIAGGSTLTQQNGQGGNTNAWPLPSGSNGYFVVADSPDSPYLITINPKLNGLGQLDQSLFGDLYQLLGMKPGQAPIETNSQYTDQNQFLGSSYFLDRLGLNPDYNYRFLGDAAFDTRYVSNYILNQTGSRYINGTGSDLEQMQKLIDNAAQASQALDLQFGTSLTAAQIAALDNSILWWESASINGQTVMVPKVYLSPKDVTLNQGGVISGNNTILSAGSLTNQGSAVRADNNLLVNSQSTINNLQGGLLAAGNNLQLDALGDINNISATISGKAVALESVSGSIRNQTQSSQYSMAGSRYKGASELVYTTTGPEAGIHASDSLNLDAGKDIQLTGAAMTAGGDMSLRAGDDITVGTNEITQSFSSWAKHQGSRSESDTSHQGSELTAGGNLSMEAGRNVDITGSALNAGQSAELTAGNNLALNAAANSQTSQINNSETHSSDITRTTVSAGDSATLKAGQDINAQAAGLAAGGDMAIQAGRDVNLQAATSTTGDSYRSKKHTVINESVRQQGTEIVSGGNTQITAGRDITAAAAQVTAQQDISVAAGRDVTLTTATESDYHYEEKIKKKSGFLSSKTTHTINESGATREAGSLLSGDNVSVSAGNNLAVIGSAVAGDDQVNLNAGNNLEISAATNTDTLWQYKQTKKSGLMSSGGLGLTIGSSKTTHELRENGTTQSESFSTIGSTAGSVSLNAGGQAHIAGADVVAGKDINISGDSVVIEPGHDKRTREEKFEQKTSGLTLALSGAAGSAINSAVDTVKQAKGESDSRLAILQGTKAVLSGTQAAQAGTLAAIQKDPGSAFGVSASLGTSKSAYSQKQVSDTVTGSTLTAGNNLNISATGTGNAASSGDIAIGGSQLKAGGDTTLNAERDILLTGAANTQQLTGKNSSSSAAIGAAITAGSNTGLSVFANASAGKGSERGTGTQWSETTIDSGNNVSLTSGRDTTLTGALVSGDKISASVGRDLLLSSQQDSDRYDSKQQNVSAGGSATIIGIPNGSGYISASKNKITSNYDSVQEQTGLYAGTGGYDIKTSGHTQLNGAVIASQADKDKNRLETGTLGFSDIHNKADFTTSHAGASLAGGGSVGSDFTGNMAGGTLSALNHSGHASGTTQAAVSDGTIVIKDKARQTQDVAALSRDPANASDTISPIFDKKKEQNRLKQAQMIGEIGGQVVDVVKTQGETEALKKALAAYPELSIDALKNSDVYLAEMQKYGTGSSIQRATQAVTAALQGLAGGNIAQALAGASAPELANLLKSTESNPAVNTLSHAVLGAIVAQVSGNSALAGAAGAASGELMAHFIASELYGADTPDKIAKLSEEQKQTVSALATVAAGLAGGISGDSSSGAVAGAQAGKNAVENNYLSISEKSRQTELNHKQNLTSQEQQERDALNRKDLESDLAVYAACSGKGADCKAEREKAKAAQDTYFNQTYQNPKEAQAGYQQIMNLLNSTNPNAKEVFNVLEGYTQAFMSFGYTEDEAKARAGAYVGSMYIAGGVSAVVASGALVKQFGKDVAPEANPSSGNKLDIRLLPDANGKNHSTAVKGDAKIPVDKIELYMRGKASGDLDALQNEYNSLKDAKISSQKEFAKDPNNAKRMEVLEKQIHNIERSQDMARVLDQAGIVNTASNNSMIMDRLLDSAQGATSTNRQTSVVVSGPNGNVRVYATWTILPDGTKRLSTVNTGAFK, from the coding sequence ATGGAAAAGATGCCCGTAATCCTGTCGTATCCTCGCCGCCTGCTGAGCTATCTGTTAAGCGCGCTTCTGGCATTTCAGCCAGTGGTCCCGGCGCTAGCCGCCACGCTTACGCCCCAGGGTGCAACCGGCGTTGATAAAGCGGCCAATGGCGTGCCGGTAGTTAATATCGCGCGTCCTAACGGCGCGGGCATCTCGCATAACCAGTTTAAAGATTACAACGTCGGCAAAGAGGGGCTGATCCTCAATAACGCCACCGACCGGCTGACCCAGACCCAATTGGGCGGGCTTATCCAGAACAACCCGCAATTACAGGCGGGTAAAGAAGCACGGGCCATTATCAATGAGGTCAACGGCGGCGGGCGCTCTCATCTTAGCGGCTACACCGAAGTTGCCGGTAAGGCCGCCAATGTCATGGTGGCCAACCCTTACGGTATTACCTGTAACGGCTGCGGTTTTATCAACACGCCGCAGGCCACGCTGACCACTGGGAAACCGGTGCTGGATGCCCAGGGTAATCTGCAAAGCATTACCGTGAGCCAGGGCAGTATTACCATTGAGGGGAGCGGACTGGATGCCAGCCAAAGCGACGCGCTGTCACTTATTTCCCGTGCGACCGAAGTCAACGCAGCAATCTACGCCAAAGATTTAACGGTCATCACCGGGGCTAACAAAGTCGATGCCCAGGGCAATATCAGCGCTACCACCGGCAGCGGCAACTCCCCGCAGGTAGCTATCGACACCGGAGCGCTGGGCGGAATGTACGCAAACCGCATTCGCCTGGTTTCCGGCGAGAAAGGCGTCGGCGTTAACCTGGGCAACCTCAACGCCCGGGCCGGAGATATCAGGCTGGATGCCAACGGCATGCTGACGCTCAACAACAGTCTGGCCAGCGGCAACACCGCGATTAACGCGCAAAATATCGCATTAACCGGCGACCATAAAGCCGGCGGCGCGCTACGGGCTAACAGCCAGCAGGATCTGACCACAACAAACGGCACGCTCAACAGCGACGGTGATTTACAGCTCAGCGCCGGCGGCCTGCTGGCGGCGGGCAATAGCCTGGCGAAAGGCTCATCAACCCTGAGCGGGCAGAATATAAAACTGACCGGTCGCCACACCGCAGGGGGCGATTTAACGGTTACAGGCCGGGGCAACGTCGCGCTCAACAACGCTACCCTGACTGGAAATAACAATACCAACCTGTCTGCCGCCGGCAATTTGACCCAGCAGGCTACCAGCGCCGTTGCCGGTAATAATTTGGCGCTGAGCGCCGGAAACCTGAGCCAGGATGCCGCCAGCCAGAGCGACGCGGCGCGTGATATTACCGTTAGCACTATCGGTACCACGACTATGGCAAGCCGGGTCACCGCCGGACAAGGGCTTAGAATTAACAGCGGAGCTCTCAATAACAGCGGACAACTTAATGCTGGCGGCGCGGCCAGCGTTGCCGCAGGCAATATTAGCCAGACCGGTACATTGCAGGGAAATGGCGTCACGATTACCGGCAATCAGCTGACGAACAGCGGCCGGCTGAGCAGCACCAATGCGCTAGATATCTCCACCAAAACCCTCGCTAACAGTGGCGATATCAATGCCAAAGGAAATCTCCGTGCCTCCGCCACCACCAGCCTGAATAACAGTGGCCAGGCGGTGAGCGACGGTGTGCTGGCGCTCCGTGCCGGCACGCTAAATAACACCGGCACCCTGTCGGGCGGCCGGGGCTTAACGGCAACAACCAGCGCCCTGAACACCGGAGCAAATTCAGTTACTCATAGCGATGCCGGGCTAACGCTCAACGCCGATACCATCGAATTGGGCGGGGAGACAAGTGCGGATGGCAATCTTACGCTCAGCGCCAATAAGCTGCTCAGCACCCTGAATAACGCGCAGGTTCAAAGTAATGCCAGCCTGGCGTTAAGCGCATTAACCTTGAGCCTTGCTGGTACCCAGGCGGCCAAAAGCAACCTGATGGTGAATGCCCCCCAATCGCTGGCACATAGTGGTAACAGCGCCGGCAACTCAGTGCAGGTGACAGCGCCGGTTTTGACCAATAGCGGAGCGATTGAAGGTCATTTACTGGCTTTTAACAGCAACGAGCTTACTAACAGCGGCGCAATTTCCGGCCAGGACGTCGCTATCCAAAGCACTGCGCTGATTAACGGTGGATTGCTGGAAGGCAGCCAAAACCTTGACCTGGCAACCACTCAGCTGCACAACCAACAGTCCGGACTAATTTCCGGGGGTGCCCGCCTGGAGCTGACCGCCGCGCAAATTATTAATGCCGGGGTAATGGCCACCGATGCCTCGCTGCGTTTGCAAGGCTCTTCACTGAATAACCAGGGAGAGATTTCCGCAAGTGATTTGCAGCTGGATTATCAACAGCTAACCAACGCTGCCTCCGGCCTGCTGCTGGCGACCGGCTCGCAAGCGGTGAAGGCGCAGCGGCTTGATAATCAGGGAAAAATTGCCGCTAACGCTTTAACGGTAGATGCCACCCAGCTAAATCATAGCGGCCTGTTACAGGGCAATCAGCGGCTGGATATCTCTGGCACCACGCTGACATTCACTAACGCCTCGCGCACCCTGAGCGGCAAAGATCTCAGCCTGAATACCAGTGCGCTAACCAGCGGCGGCACCATACAGGGCCAGTCCGTTAATCTCAATGCTGATAGCTGGAACAATACCGGTTCGCTACTGGCAATGGGCGACCTCAACGCCACTGCCGCCGAGGTTAATAACCAGGGCGAGCTACTGACTCATGGAAGTACAGTTCTCAGCGCAACGACACTAACCAACGGCGGCGACATTCTTAGCGAAGGCGATTTAACCCTGACCAGTCACACGGCAATTAACAGCGGCAGCCTGCAAGGTGCCACGCTGAGCGCTCGCCAGGACAGCTTTAATAATCAGGGGTCGGTGATTGGCCTTCAGGCACTTAACCTCGCTTCCCGGTTAGAGATGGCTGCACCGCTGCTTACGCTGGTAAACAGCCAACAAGGCTCCCTGCTAACCGCCGGGGACCTCAATATTGCCGCCGGGCAAGTGAATAACGCCGGACAATGGCAGGGGCAGCGGATATTACTCAGCGCCCAGTCACTGTCACATAGCGGCATAATTCAGAGTGCGGATGCCCTACAGATTGCGCTGACCGGCAAACTTGATGCCAGCGCCTCCGGTAAAATCAGCGCCAACGGCAGCGCGGCAATCACGGCCCTGGGAGCCATCAACAATGGGCAGTGGATTGCTAAAAACCTTATCCTCAAAGCCAGCAGCCTGGATAACCGAGGTGAAGTAACCGGGGTCGACGGTCTTGAGGTGGCAGTAACAGGAGTGCTTAGCCAGCAACAAAGTGGCCAGCTACTGAGCGCCGGGAGGCTAAATCTGGCGGCAGACAGCATCAGCAACGCCGGTCAGGTTCAGGGTAACAGCGTCACAACCCGCAGCGGCACGCTGAACAATAGCGGCAAGATCCTTGGACAACAATCGCTGGATATAAACGTAAGCGGCACGCTGAATAACACCGGTAGCGGCACCCTGCTGAGCCAGGATCTCATGACACTGACGCTGAACACGCTGGAAAACCAGGGGCTTATTCAGGGCAACGGTATCTCTTTGCTGTCGGCAAAAACCAGCCTAACCAACGGCGGGAAAATCGTTTCTGGCGCAGGACTGACGCTGAATACGCCGGAGATAACCAACAGCGGCTGGCTCCAGGCGACCCAACTGGTATTGAACGCTGCAAAAGCCACCAACAGCGGTACCTGGCTTGGCAGCGACAGCGCCCGTTTTAGCGGCGAGCAGTTGACCAATACCGGCACCCTTCAGGGCAACACGCTGGCGATTAACTATCGCAACCTAAACAATAGCGGCACCTTACTGGGTAACGGCACGTTAGACATTACCACCGATAACCTCAGCCAGCAGGCCAGCGGCGCGCTGTATAGCGCCGGTAATCTGACCCTGACTACACCGGGGCTGGCCTTACAGGGCAAAATCGTGGCGCTGGGTGATGTTACTTTAAACCTGGTCTCAACCCTGACCAACAGCGGCACGCTGGCGGCAGGTAAGACGCTGGCCGTCACCACTCAGGGCAGCATCGCTAACCAGTCGGTGATGCAGGGCAACGCGGTGAACCTGAGCGCCGGTAACGCACTCACCAACCAAGGCACTATCACCACCGGCCAGGACAGCAGCACCCTGAGCGCCAGTACTATCACGCTTGATAGCAGCGGCTCGCTCCAGGCCGGTGGCGACCTAACGTTAAACAGCCGCAGCGACATTACGGTCGCGGGCTTTACCGGCACCGCTGGCGCACTCACACTTAACGCCACCGGTTCGCTGCTCAACACCGCCCTGCTCTACGCCGCCGGGAATATGCGCCTGTTTGGCGACAGCATCCAAAACCTGAAAGGAGATATTCTGGCGGGCGGCAGCCTGTGGCTGCAAAAGGATGCTGCCGGAAACGCTAACCGCGAAATAGTGAATAGCTCGGGGAATATTGAGACTCAGCTCGGCGATATCACCATTAATACCCGCCACCTATTAAATGAAATGGCGGACGTGGAGATTGTTGAATCACAATCCAACGCATTAGAACAATACAGTTGGTTAAAGCCTTCTGAAGCTTATATACCATTAGATTATTTTCAAAATGGGCAGCTTGGCGGTTATGAGGATGAGCAGGTCTCCGGAAACGATGGCGTTGCTTCATATTATATCTACTATGCGCTTCCTAAAGCAGGTATGGGCAATGAAGAGTTTGCAATTAGTTCATCATCAACTTCATTAACAGCGAGTGGCGAAGCCGCTCGGATCGTCTCCGGACAAGATCTTTATATTACTGCTGATACTCTGGACAATAAAGTTAGTGTCCTGCTCGCAAATAGGAACGCAGTACTAAGTGGAAATACTCTCAATAATCTTTCAGTTCAGACTGGAACAATTAATCAGTATCAAACTTATAAGTACAGTGGAATATCTAAAAATGGTCGGTTGATTTTTGGAAGCTGGGCTCCAAATGCGTCTACGAATAGAATTAGATGGGGTAATTTATCTAACGATTCCCTTTATTACATCGCCACCGGAGATATTCGCGAAGAGCAAAGCGATGATGGTCAGCTTTATCGTGGAGTCATCCAGGCCGGTAATAATCTGACCGCGACATTTAACAACAATATCGACAACAGCACACTATCCCCGCATACGCCAGGGTTCAGTAACGCGATAATGACCCCATCGCTAAATACTCTCAGCCAGCAAAATATCGGCACTGGCGCCAGCGGCCAGCAGCTCGGCAACGCCGGTCTGGTAGAGATAAACTCCCCGCAGTGGCAGGATCAATTATCCAATGCTCTGCAAGGCATTGCCGGTGGCAGCACCCTGACTCAGCAAAATGGCCAGGGTGGCAATACCAACGCCTGGCCGCTGCCGTCGGGCAGTAACGGCTACTTTGTCGTGGCAGACTCACCGGATAGCCCCTATTTAATAACCATCAACCCGAAACTCAATGGTCTCGGCCAGTTGGATCAGAGCCTGTTTGGCGATTTATATCAGCTATTGGGCATGAAGCCCGGCCAGGCACCGATAGAAACCAACAGCCAGTACACCGACCAAAATCAGTTCCTGGGTTCATCCTACTTCCTCGACCGGCTGGGGCTTAACCCTGACTATAACTATCGTTTCCTGGGCGATGCGGCGTTCGATACGCGCTATGTCAGCAACTACATCCTTAACCAGACTGGCAGCCGCTATATCAATGGCACAGGCTCCGATCTGGAACAAATGCAGAAGCTTATCGATAACGCGGCGCAGGCATCCCAGGCGCTGGACCTGCAATTTGGCACCTCACTGACCGCGGCGCAGATAGCCGCGCTGGATAACAGTATCTTGTGGTGGGAATCGGCCAGTATCAACGGCCAGACGGTGATGGTGCCTAAGGTCTATCTGTCACCAAAAGATGTCACCCTCAACCAGGGCGGTGTCATAAGCGGAAACAATACCATTCTCAGCGCGGGCAGCCTGACCAACCAGGGCAGCGCGGTGAGGGCCGATAACAATCTACTGGTTAATAGCCAGTCCACCATTAATAACCTCCAGGGCGGGCTGCTGGCCGCCGGTAACAACCTGCAACTGGATGCGCTGGGTGATATCAACAATATCAGCGCCACTATCAGCGGCAAGGCCGTTGCTCTGGAAAGCGTGAGCGGCAGCATCCGCAACCAAACCCAAAGCTCGCAGTACTCCATGGCCGGAAGCCGTTACAAAGGTGCCAGCGAACTGGTGTACACCACCACCGGGCCAGAGGCGGGTATTCACGCCAGCGATAGCTTAAATCTTGATGCCGGAAAAGATATTCAGCTAACTGGAGCAGCCATGACCGCCGGTGGCGATATGTCACTGCGCGCAGGCGATGATATTACCGTCGGCACTAATGAGATAACTCAATCCTTCAGTAGCTGGGCTAAACATCAGGGCAGCCGCAGTGAGTCTGACACCAGCCATCAGGGCAGCGAACTTACGGCAGGTGGCAATCTGTCGATGGAGGCAGGACGCAACGTAGATATCACTGGCAGTGCGCTCAATGCCGGGCAAAGCGCCGAACTTACTGCCGGTAATAACCTGGCGCTAAACGCCGCCGCAAATAGCCAGACTTCTCAAATTAATAACAGCGAAACTCACAGTAGTGACATAACCCGCACCACCGTTAGCGCTGGTGATAGCGCAACCCTTAAGGCTGGGCAGGATATTAACGCCCAGGCGGCAGGCCTTGCCGCCGGTGGGGATATGGCTATTCAGGCCGGTCGCGATGTCAATCTACAGGCCGCTACCAGCACTACCGGCGATAGCTACCGCTCGAAAAAACATACTGTTATCAACGAGAGCGTTCGCCAGCAGGGAACTGAAATCGTCAGCGGCGGTAATACGCAAATTACTGCCGGACGGGATATCACCGCCGCAGCCGCACAGGTGACGGCACAGCAAGATATCTCCGTCGCCGCCGGACGTGACGTCACGCTCACCACCGCAACCGAAAGTGATTATCACTATGAGGAGAAAATTAAAAAGAAAAGCGGCTTCCTGAGCAGCAAAACCACGCACACCATCAATGAAAGCGGTGCCACTCGCGAAGCCGGAAGCCTGCTGAGTGGAGACAACGTATCGGTTAGCGCCGGTAATAACCTGGCGGTTATCGGCTCGGCAGTCGCAGGCGATGACCAGGTGAACCTCAATGCGGGCAACAACCTGGAGATTAGCGCGGCCACCAATACCGACACCCTGTGGCAATACAAGCAAACCAAAAAGAGCGGCCTGATGAGCAGCGGTGGACTGGGCCTGACTATCGGCAGCAGTAAAACCACTCATGAGCTCAGGGAAAATGGTACCACCCAGAGCGAGAGCTTTAGCACCATCGGTTCAACCGCGGGCAGTGTGTCGCTCAACGCCGGTGGTCAGGCTCATATTGCAGGCGCAGACGTGGTAGCCGGTAAAGATATCAATATCAGTGGCGATAGCGTGGTGATTGAGCCGGGCCACGATAAGCGCACCCGGGAAGAGAAGTTCGAGCAGAAAACCAGCGGACTGACGCTTGCGCTGTCTGGTGCGGCCGGTAGCGCTATCAACAGTGCCGTAGATACTGTGAAACAGGCGAAAGGCGAAAGCGATAGTCGGCTGGCGATACTCCAGGGCACTAAAGCGGTACTTTCCGGAACCCAGGCCGCTCAGGCAGGGACTCTGGCCGCCATCCAAAAAGACCCGGGCAGTGCCTTTGGTGTCAGCGCCAGTCTGGGAACCAGTAAATCGGCCTATAGCCAGAAGCAGGTTAGCGACACGGTAACCGGCTCGACCCTCACCGCCGGGAACAACCTGAATATCTCTGCGACCGGCACCGGCAATGCGGCCAGCAGCGGTGATATTGCTATCGGCGGTAGTCAGCTGAAGGCGGGCGGCGATACCACGTTGAACGCCGAACGCGATATTTTGCTAACCGGCGCGGCCAATACCCAGCAGTTAACCGGGAAAAATAGCAGCAGCAGCGCGGCAATAGGCGCAGCCATTACCGCAGGCAGTAACACCGGCCTGAGCGTTTTCGCCAATGCCAGCGCGGGCAAAGGCAGCGAGCGCGGCACCGGCACCCAGTGGTCGGAAACAACGATCGACAGCGGTAATAACGTTAGCCTGACGAGCGGGCGCGACACGACCCTGACCGGCGCGCTGGTCAGCGGCGATAAAATAAGCGCCAGCGTCGGGCGCGATCTGCTGCTATCCAGCCAGCAGGACAGCGATCGTTATGACAGCAAGCAGCAGAACGTTAGCGCGGGCGGCAGCGCCACCATTATCGGGATCCCTAACGGCTCCGGTTATATCAGCGCCAGCAAAAACAAGATCACCAGCAATTACGACTCGGTACAGGAGCAGACCGGCCTTTACGCCGGAACTGGTGGCTATGATATAAAGACCAGCGGGCATACCCAGCTTAATGGTGCCGTTATCGCAAGCCAGGCGGATAAAGATAAAAACCGTCTGGAGACCGGCACCCTCGGCTTTAGCGATATACACAATAAGGCTGACTTCACCACCTCACACGCCGGCGCATCCCTTGCCGGTGGCGGTAGCGTGGGCAGCGATTTTACCGGGAATATGGCCGGTGGCACCCTCTCAGCCCTGAACCACAGCGGCCATGCCAGCGGTACCACACAGGCGGCGGTGAGCGACGGCACTATCGTCATCAAGGATAAAGCCAGACAGACTCAGGACGTTGCGGCCCTCAGCCGCGACCCGGCTAACGCCAGTGACACCATCAGCCCCATCTTCGATAAGAAGAAAGAGCAAAACCGCCTGAAACAGGCCCAGATGATTGGCGAAATTGGCGGCCAGGTCGTTGATGTGGTGAAGACCCAGGGCGAGACCGAGGCGCTGAAAAAAGCCCTGGCAGCCTATCCGGAACTGAGCATCGATGCGCTGAAAAACTCCGATGTTTATCTGGCCGAGATGCAGAAATACGGCACCGGCAGCAGTATCCAGCGGGCGACGCAGGCGGTGACCGCGGCACTCCAGGGGCTGGCGGGCGGTAACATCGCCCAGGCACTGGCCGGCGCTTCGGCACCGGAGCTGGCGAATCTGCTTAAGAGCACCGAAAGCAATCCGGCAGTCAACACCCTGTCCCACGCGGTTCTGGGCGCGATTGTGGCTCAGGTCAGCGGCAACTCCGCGCTCGCAGGCGCGGCAGGAGCCGCCAGCGGCGAGCTGATGGCGCACTTCATCGCCAGCGAGCTGTACGGGGCCGACACGCCGGACAAAATCGCAAAACTCAGCGAAGAGCAGAAACAAACCGTCAGCGCTCTCGCCACCGTCGCCGCAGGCCTTGCCGGCGGCATCAGTGGCGACAGTAGCTCAGGCGCCGTCGCCGGTGCTCAGGCCGGGAAAAATGCGGTTGAGAATAACTATCTGAGCATCTCGGAGAAGAGCCGCCAGACGGAGTTGAACCACAAGCAGAATCTGACGTCTCAGGAGCAGCAAGAGCGTGATGCCTTAAATCGTAAGGATCTGGAAAGTGATCTGGCTGTTTACGCGGCCTGTAGTGGCAAAGGTGCTGACTGTAAGGCAGAAAGAGAGAAAGCGAAGGCCGCGCAAGATACCTATTTCAACCAGACTTATCAGAACCCGAAAGAAGCTCAGGCGGGTTATCAGCAGATAATGAACTTGCTGAACTCTACAAACCCGAATGCGAAGGAAGTGTTCAACGTTCTGGAAGGGTATACTCAGGCATTCATGTCGTTTGGGTACACGGAGGATGAGGCCAAAGCGAGAGCAGGAGCCTATGTTGGTTCGATGTACATCGCAGGTGGTGTGAGTGCTGTAGTCGCATCTGGAGCACTGGTGAAGCAGTTCGGGAAGGATGTGGCACCGGAGGCAAACCCTAGTTCAGGCAATAAACTTGATATTAGACTGTTGCCGGATGCCAATGGCAAAAATCATAGCACAGCAGTAAAAGGTGATGCGAAAATCCCTGTTGATAAGATAGAGCTGTATATGCGTGGTAAGGCGTCTGGTGATCTTGATGCATTGCAGAATGAATACAATTCTTTAAAAGATGCAAAAATCAGCAGCCAAAAAGAATTTGCAAAAGATCCAAATAATGCAAAGAGGATGGAAGTGTTAGAAAAACAAATCCATAACATTGAGCGTTCTCAAGATATGGCTCGCGTATTAGATCAAGCAGGTATAGTGAATACTGCTAGTAATAATAGCATGATAATGGATAGGTTATTGGACTCGGCACAGGGTGCTACTTCTACAAATAGACAAACATCTGTTGTTGTATCAGGACCTAACGGTAACGTAAGGGTTTATGCTACATGGACAATACTACCTGATGGCACGAAAAGACTTTCAACTGTTAATACGGGAGCATTCAAATGA